The Dokdonella koreensis DS-123 genome has a segment encoding these proteins:
- a CDS encoding pyridoxal-phosphate-dependent aminotransferase family protein codes for MQSFLPPDRLLLGPGPSPVPARVLAALARPTIGHLDPRFIAMMDEVKELLRLAFRTGHALTLPVSAPGSAGMETAFVNLVEPGDTVIVCRNGVFGGRMRENVVRIGANAVMVDDPFGQPVDPDKVQAALRANPGAKALAFVHAETSTGVASDAATLCRLAREHGALSIVDAVTSLGGSPLEVDGWGIDAVYSGSQKCLSAPPGLSPVSFSEAAVAAIKARRTPVQSWFLDLTLVMGYWQGEGARAYHHTAPINMLYALHEALLALREEGLEAAWARHRAHHLRLRDGLEALGLSLPVAPAVRLPQLNAVAVPAGVDEAAVRRTLLDRHGIEIGAGLGELAGKIWRIGLMGHGSTPENVDRVVAAFGEVLARG; via the coding sequence ATGCAAAGCTTCCTGCCTCCCGATCGCCTGCTGCTGGGGCCGGGGCCGTCCCCGGTTCCGGCACGCGTGCTGGCCGCACTGGCGCGGCCGACGATCGGCCATCTCGACCCGCGCTTCATTGCGATGATGGACGAGGTCAAGGAACTGCTGCGGCTGGCGTTCCGCACCGGCCACGCGCTGACGCTGCCGGTCTCGGCGCCCGGCTCGGCCGGCATGGAGACGGCCTTCGTCAACCTGGTCGAGCCGGGCGACACGGTGATCGTCTGCCGCAACGGCGTGTTCGGCGGGCGCATGCGCGAGAACGTCGTGCGGATCGGCGCGAATGCGGTGATGGTGGACGATCCGTTCGGCCAGCCGGTCGATCCGGACAAGGTGCAGGCGGCGCTGCGCGCCAATCCCGGCGCCAAGGCGCTGGCGTTCGTCCATGCGGAGACCTCGACCGGCGTCGCATCGGACGCGGCCACGTTGTGCCGGCTGGCACGCGAGCACGGCGCGCTCAGCATCGTCGATGCGGTGACCAGCCTCGGCGGCAGTCCGCTGGAGGTGGATGGCTGGGGCATCGACGCGGTCTACTCGGGTTCGCAGAAATGCCTGTCCGCGCCGCCGGGCCTGTCGCCGGTCAGCTTCAGCGAGGCGGCGGTGGCGGCGATCAAGGCGCGCCGCACGCCGGTGCAGAGCTGGTTCCTCGATCTCACCCTGGTGATGGGCTACTGGCAGGGCGAAGGCGCGCGCGCCTACCACCACACCGCGCCGATCAACATGCTCTACGCGCTGCACGAGGCGCTGCTGGCACTGCGCGAGGAAGGCCTGGAAGCGGCCTGGGCGCGCCACCGCGCCCATCATCTGCGCCTGCGCGATGGCCTGGAGGCGCTCGGCCTGTCGTTGCCGGTGGCTCCCGCGGTGCGATTGCCGCAGCTCAATGCGGTCGCCGTGCCGGCCGGTGTCGACGAGGCGGCAGTGCGCCGCACGCTGCTCGACCGGCACGGCATCGAGATCGGCGCAGGCCTCGGCGAGCTGGCCGGCAAGATCTGGCGCATCGGCCTGATGGGGCACGGCAGCACGCCGGAGAACGTCGACCGCGTGGTCGCGGCGTTCGGCGAGGTGCTTGCGCGCGGCTGA
- a CDS encoding BlaI/MecI/CopY family transcriptional regulator: MNRMSEDIALSELQLDVMRVLWRGEATVADVVAALAASRGLAHTTVATLLTRLEKRGAVAFRREGRQLLYHARVSESQVRRSMVSGLIQSLFRGDSQALLAHLVSENDVAPGDLERVRALLEADAGAPKGRRRT; the protein is encoded by the coding sequence ATGAACCGCATGTCCGAGGACATCGCACTGAGCGAGCTGCAGCTGGATGTCATGCGCGTACTCTGGCGCGGCGAGGCGACCGTGGCCGACGTCGTGGCAGCCCTGGCGGCCTCGCGTGGCCTGGCGCACACCACCGTCGCCACCTTGCTGACGCGGCTCGAGAAGCGCGGCGCCGTGGCGTTCCGCCGCGAAGGCCGCCAGTTGCTCTACCACGCCCGTGTCAGCGAATCGCAGGTACGCCGCTCGATGGTCAGCGGCCTGATCCAGAGCCTGTTCCGCGGTGACTCCCAGGCGCTGCTCGCGCATCTGGTCAGCGAGAACGACGTCGCCCCCGGTGACCTGGAGCGGGTGCGCGCGCTGCTCGAAGCCGATGCCGGCGCACCGAAGGGAAGGAGGCGGACATGA
- a CDS encoding phosphoadenylyl-sulfate reductase: protein MSLPDLVSVAEDDRARARMNAWLERLDAKARLAWALSTLPGEHVMSSSFGAQSAVLLHLVTQQRPDVPVILVDTGYLFPETYRFADALTERLGLNLRVYRPQIGIAWMEARHGRLWEDGVDGLRRYNRMRKVEPMRRALDELGARSWIAGLRRSQARTRAEAQVLELREGRWKVHPLVDWSDRDVWTYLRQHDLPYHPLWERGYVSIGDIHTTHALADGMAPEDTRFFGLGRECGLHYDT from the coding sequence GTGAGCCTGCCCGACCTGGTCAGCGTCGCCGAGGACGATCGCGCACGCGCGCGGATGAACGCCTGGCTCGAACGCCTCGACGCCAAGGCGCGCCTCGCCTGGGCGTTGTCCACCCTGCCGGGCGAGCACGTGATGTCGTCGAGCTTCGGTGCGCAATCGGCCGTCCTGCTGCACCTGGTCACGCAGCAGCGTCCGGACGTGCCGGTGATCCTGGTCGATACCGGCTACCTGTTCCCGGAGACCTATCGCTTCGCCGACGCGCTGACCGAGCGCCTGGGCCTCAACCTGCGCGTCTATCGCCCGCAGATCGGCATCGCCTGGATGGAGGCCCGCCATGGCCGCCTCTGGGAAGACGGCGTCGACGGGCTGCGCCGCTACAACCGCATGCGCAAGGTCGAGCCGATGCGGCGGGCGCTGGACGAACTCGGCGCCCGCAGCTGGATCGCCGGCCTCCGGCGCAGCCAGGCCCGTACCCGCGCCGAGGCGCAGGTGCTCGAGCTGCGCGAGGGCCGCTGGAAGGTACATCCGCTGGTCGACTGGAGCGACCGCGACGTCTGGACCTACCTGCGCCAGCACGACCTGCCGTACCACCCGCTGTGGGAGCGCGGCTACGTCTCGATCGGCGACATCCACACCACGCACGCGCTGGCCGACGGCATGGCGCCCGAGGACACGCGCTTCTTCGGCCTCGGCCGCGAGTGCGGGCTGCACTACGACACCTGA
- a CDS encoding winged helix-turn-helix domain-containing protein, translated as MQPPAFRFGAYRLIPAARELWKDGGRVTLPPRAFSCLVLLVEQRARAVGREELIEALWPRGVASDVQLGQLILQCRRAIDDDGQTQHAIRTVAGFGYRWVAPTVIEAAAAAAPADGDTAAVPAATAALPPARRPRTGLLIALAVLLAATAAAGIAWLQRAPRPVPPPSAAGERIVVLPIVAAADDEPWLRLGGMDLVGDRLRRSGIAVVSSDATVSLLRSLGADTAAAAAPPVRAALQRLSGAAILVQTVVTREAGRWRVAMTATAADASTVRSEFEDASPVVALHAAADRLSAVLGHVPAVSAEAAGVSETLQRARAAMLANEPEAARAILRADADLVRDEPKLRQHLAEVDIRTGRVDDARAALDALLADTEGQVSVFRAELLAARATVAIRSGAFAEAGRYASEGIDLHADDGDAILVGRLHLTRGVSRISLQDHSGALIDNGIAREEFLRAGDIASVARVDGNIGALETLRGHPAQAEPYLEAAIAQFQALGVVQEPISNLQTLYVARRQQLKNAQAMATIDRAWAMRERMVNPDSLLSVRLYRIQGLLRAGRHGEAFALLDDPANDRTPADPFENERLRLLRAELAWDRGHPAEALALLEPVPEDELASADSDIIRVAVAVLRSRLEQALGRPPGGPGTGGDVLPAGDRTHPRMPLRGLAAANRAWTAGRADEAERRFQAALSLADAQGVAETIAAVVADYTRFLLDAGRVREAAAIAGRVALWAEQDYGCALTRLRLAHAQGRTDAWQAALDQARRLAGERRLPAALVTAPVAAR; from the coding sequence ATGCAGCCACCCGCGTTCCGCTTCGGCGCCTATCGACTGATTCCCGCAGCACGCGAGCTCTGGAAGGACGGCGGGCGCGTCACGCTGCCGCCGCGCGCATTCTCCTGCCTGGTCCTGCTGGTCGAGCAGCGTGCGCGCGCCGTCGGGCGCGAAGAGCTGATCGAGGCGCTGTGGCCGCGCGGCGTCGCTTCGGACGTCCAGCTCGGCCAGCTGATCCTGCAATGCCGCCGCGCGATCGACGACGACGGGCAGACCCAGCACGCGATTCGCACGGTGGCCGGCTTCGGCTACCGCTGGGTGGCGCCGACCGTGATCGAGGCGGCCGCCGCGGCCGCACCGGCGGATGGCGACACCGCCGCTGTGCCCGCAGCGACGGCCGCGCTCCCGCCGGCGCGGCGGCCGCGGACCGGCCTGCTGATCGCGCTGGCCGTGCTGCTGGCAGCGACGGCGGCCGCAGGCATCGCCTGGCTGCAGCGCGCGCCACGCCCGGTACCGCCGCCATCCGCAGCCGGCGAGCGCATCGTGGTGCTGCCGATCGTCGCGGCCGCCGACGACGAGCCGTGGTTGCGGCTGGGCGGCATGGACCTGGTCGGCGACCGGCTGCGGCGCAGCGGCATCGCCGTCGTGTCCAGCGATGCCACCGTCAGCCTGCTGCGCAGTCTCGGCGCCGACACCGCGGCCGCCGCGGCCCCGCCGGTGCGGGCGGCGCTGCAGCGCCTGTCCGGTGCGGCGATCCTGGTGCAGACGGTGGTGACGCGCGAGGCGGGCCGCTGGCGGGTGGCCATGACCGCGACCGCAGCCGACGCATCCACCGTGCGCAGCGAGTTCGAGGACGCCTCGCCGGTGGTCGCGCTGCACGCCGCGGCGGATCGGTTGAGCGCGGTGCTCGGGCACGTACCGGCCGTGTCGGCGGAGGCGGCCGGCGTCTCCGAGACCCTGCAGCGCGCGCGCGCCGCGATGCTGGCCAACGAGCCCGAGGCCGCACGCGCGATCCTGCGCGCCGATGCCGACCTGGTCCGCGACGAGCCGAAGCTGCGCCAGCACCTGGCCGAGGTCGACATCCGGACCGGTCGCGTCGACGACGCGCGCGCCGCCCTCGACGCCTTGCTGGCCGATACCGAAGGCCAGGTTTCGGTGTTCCGTGCCGAGCTGCTGGCCGCGCGGGCGACGGTGGCGATCCGGTCCGGCGCGTTCGCCGAGGCCGGACGCTACGCCTCCGAGGGGATCGACCTGCATGCCGACGACGGTGACGCGATCCTGGTCGGGCGCCTGCACCTGACGCGCGGCGTCAGCCGCATCTCGCTGCAGGACCATTCGGGCGCGCTGATCGACAACGGCATCGCCCGCGAGGAATTCCTGCGCGCCGGCGACATCGCCAGCGTCGCCCGCGTCGACGGCAACATCGGTGCGCTGGAGACGCTGCGCGGCCATCCGGCGCAGGCCGAGCCGTACCTGGAAGCGGCGATCGCGCAGTTCCAGGCGCTCGGCGTGGTGCAGGAGCCGATCAGCAACCTGCAGACGCTGTACGTCGCCCGCCGCCAGCAGCTCAAGAACGCGCAGGCGATGGCGACGATCGATCGTGCCTGGGCGATGCGCGAGCGCATGGTCAATCCGGACTCGCTGCTGTCGGTGCGGCTCTATCGCATCCAGGGCCTGCTGCGCGCCGGCCGCCACGGCGAGGCCTTCGCCCTGCTCGACGATCCGGCCAACGACCGCACCCCGGCCGATCCGTTCGAGAACGAGCGGCTGCGTCTGCTGCGCGCCGAGCTGGCCTGGGACCGCGGGCATCCGGCCGAGGCGCTGGCACTGCTCGAGCCGGTGCCCGAGGACGAGCTGGCCTCCGCCGACAGCGACATCATCCGCGTGGCCGTCGCCGTGCTGCGCTCGCGGCTGGAACAGGCGCTGGGTCGCCCGCCGGGCGGTCCCGGCACCGGTGGGGACGTGCTTCCGGCGGGCGACCGCACGCATCCGCGGATGCCGCTGCGCGGTCTGGCCGCCGCCAACCGGGCCTGGACCGCCGGTCGCGCGGACGAGGCCGAGCGGCGGTTCCAGGCGGCGCTGTCACTGGCCGACGCGCAGGGCGTGGCCGAGACCATCGCCGCCGTCGTCGCCGACTACACGCGGTTCCTGCTCGACGCCGGCCGCGTCCGCGAAGCGGCGGCGATCGCCGGCCGCGTCGCGCTCTGGGCCGAGCAGGACTACGGCTGCGCGCTGACGCGCCTGCGCCTGGCCCATGCGCAGGGCCGCACCGACGCCTGGCAGGCCGCGCTCGACCAGGCCCGCCGGCTCGCCGGCGAGCGCAGGCTGCCTGCCGCGCTGGTCACCGCGCCGGTGGCCGCGCGCTAG
- a CDS encoding bifunctional sulfate adenylyltransferase/adenylylsulfate kinase, with translation MSRPAEAIDFIDDPTPLPHGGELKDLYLAGDAAAALRKRSAALPGWDLDARQLCDLELLLNGAFSPLEGFLGREDYEHVLSDLRLADGTLWPIPITLGVTEAFAATLGLGDEIALRDNQGVPLAVLTLQSLYRPDRETEARAVFGTLDRSHPGVADLLDRTHPVYLGGRLQGIQPPAHFDFRALRESPRELREWLARQGWRETVAFQTRNPMHRAHRELTLRAAEQTGARLLIQPVVGRTKPGDVDHFTRVRCYQALLAHYPKNHAKLSLLPLAMRMAGPREALWHAIIRKNYGATHFIVGRDHAGPGRDAAGVPFYEPFAAQELLARHQDELGIRIVPFPAMVYAANRDSYLPATDVGSDDRVEDLSGTELRRRLQTGEEIPAWFTYPEIATILRERHPAGARRGFTLFFTGLSGAGKSTLAEAVIARLLESSARQITLLDGDDVRKHLSRGLGFSREDRSANVRRIGWVAAEVTRHGGIAICAPIAPYADDRGEVRRLVEQHGSFVEVHVATPIEVCEARDRKGLYAQARAGRIPQFTGVSDPYEAPAAPELRLDTAGTTPHALADAVLAFLAERGLAG, from the coding sequence ATGTCCCGTCCTGCCGAAGCGATCGACTTCATCGACGACCCCACGCCGCTGCCGCACGGCGGCGAACTGAAAGACCTCTACTTGGCCGGCGACGCGGCCGCGGCGCTACGCAAGCGCAGCGCCGCGCTGCCGGGCTGGGACCTCGACGCGCGCCAGCTCTGCGACCTGGAGCTGCTGCTCAACGGCGCGTTCTCGCCGCTGGAAGGCTTTCTCGGCCGCGAGGACTACGAGCACGTGCTGAGCGACCTGCGCCTCGCCGACGGCACGCTGTGGCCGATCCCGATCACGCTCGGCGTCACCGAGGCCTTCGCCGCGACGCTCGGCCTCGGCGACGAGATCGCGCTGCGCGACAACCAGGGCGTGCCGCTGGCCGTGCTCACGCTCCAGAGCCTGTACCGGCCCGACCGCGAAACCGAGGCGCGTGCGGTCTTCGGCACGCTCGACCGCAGCCACCCGGGCGTCGCCGACCTGCTCGACCGCACGCACCCGGTCTACCTCGGCGGGCGTTTGCAGGGTATCCAGCCACCGGCCCACTTCGACTTCCGCGCCTTGCGCGAATCGCCGCGCGAGCTGCGCGAGTGGCTGGCCCGGCAGGGCTGGCGCGAGACCGTGGCCTTCCAGACACGCAACCCGATGCACCGTGCGCATCGCGAACTGACCCTGCGCGCCGCCGAGCAGACCGGCGCGCGGCTGCTGATCCAGCCGGTCGTCGGCCGCACCAAGCCCGGCGACGTCGACCACTTCACACGCGTGCGCTGCTACCAGGCGCTGCTGGCGCACTACCCGAAGAACCACGCCAAGCTGTCCCTGCTGCCGCTGGCGATGCGGATGGCCGGCCCGCGCGAGGCGTTGTGGCACGCGATCATCCGCAAGAACTACGGCGCCACGCACTTCATCGTCGGCCGCGACCATGCCGGCCCGGGCCGGGACGCCGCCGGCGTGCCGTTCTACGAGCCGTTCGCCGCGCAGGAGCTGCTGGCACGCCACCAGGACGAGCTCGGCATCCGCATCGTGCCGTTCCCGGCGATGGTCTACGCCGCCAATCGCGACAGCTACCTGCCGGCCACCGACGTCGGCAGCGACGACCGGGTCGAGGATCTCTCCGGCACCGAGCTGCGGCGCCGCCTGCAGACTGGCGAGGAGATCCCGGCCTGGTTCACCTATCCGGAGATCGCGACGATCCTGCGCGAGCGGCACCCGGCCGGTGCCCGGCGCGGCTTCACGCTGTTCTTCACCGGCCTTTCCGGCGCCGGCAAGTCCACCCTCGCCGAGGCCGTGATCGCGCGACTGCTGGAAAGCTCGGCACGCCAGATCACGCTGCTGGACGGTGACGACGTGCGCAAGCACCTCTCGCGCGGCCTCGGCTTCAGCCGCGAGGACCGTTCCGCCAACGTGCGCCGGATCGGCTGGGTGGCGGCCGAGGTGACGCGCCATGGCGGCATCGCCATCTGCGCACCGATCGCACCCTATGCCGACGACCGCGGCGAGGTACGCCGGCTGGTGGAACAGCACGGCAGTTTCGTCGAGGTCCACGTCGCCACGCCGATCGAGGTGTGCGAGGCGCGCGATCGCAAGGGCCTGTATGCGCAGGCGCGCGCCGGCCGTATACCGCAGTTCACCGGCGTCAGCGATCCGTACGAGGCACCCGCCGCACCGGAGCTGCGCCTGGACACCGCCGGCACCACGCCCCATGCGCTGGCCGATGCGGTACTGGCCTTCCTCGCCGAACGCGGCCTGGCCGGCTGA
- a CDS encoding M56 family metallopeptidase, with product MIALIEWSASALATLAVHATVLLAIAWLAERLRLLRSTQALELAWRFALFGALLSSTVSLLPSALPVTGPQRPESADARPRLATVAPPPAADARRPAGTGAATRPVAPQSAEVAAPKTPPALVLPPAVAQGAVALWLAGLAVAMAVFVRRSRSLLYLWRRGLGQGESASAALHDQTARLAGQMRLRTPAVRVLADIASPMMLPRAVLLLPRWSGDLAAGQQRALLAHELAHQQRCDPYWRIAQHAALLPLFFHPLAWHARRRLESLAEDACDATAAALLGSGRPLAECLATCLSHARGGPRVPAFAAAMAHDASPVVRRVHRLLEESTMSTSPSSALLRRGAFVCGLFVLVALPGVAVTTLAVGGTSQSVEIRSSNGKESVRFSDRRSGYALDVDQKGKIEFNADESDVAGLADGAYLDISETTSGVTREIRFKGTASGVDRRYRVDGTECALDAEGRAWIAALVPRMLRETGVQAEARSRRLLARGGAAALLAEIDLIQADHARAGYLRVLFADAPLSPEQQARALALVEAIDSAFEKRNVLQAALGQPSLSPALQVLLLKAAAGIDSDFERAELLVSVAGRMPVQGEVLDAWSTALNGIGSDFERRRVIEALLKQAAVTPDVLVRALDGADSIGSDFEKRSVLEAVAARRGDSPEVRAAYLRLAAGIGSDFERRQALVALLDGPAVDAATAQNVLAAVATMGSDFEAREVLVRLARVMPEDAGLIERYRGVARGLGDFERGQAEKALDRFAVVN from the coding sequence ATGATCGCCCTCATCGAATGGTCCGCGTCCGCCCTGGCGACGCTGGCCGTCCACGCGACCGTGTTGCTCGCGATCGCCTGGCTGGCGGAGCGGTTGCGTCTGCTGCGCAGCACGCAGGCGCTGGAGCTGGCCTGGCGCTTCGCCTTGTTTGGCGCGCTGCTGTCGAGCACGGTGTCGCTGCTGCCGTCCGCGCTGCCGGTTACCGGCCCGCAGCGACCGGAGTCGGCCGACGCGCGTCCGCGCCTCGCGACCGTAGCGCCACCGCCGGCGGCGGATGCCCGGCGGCCCGCCGGCACCGGCGCGGCGACCCGGCCGGTCGCGCCGCAGTCCGCCGAGGTGGCCGCGCCTAAGACACCGCCGGCGCTGGTGCTTCCTCCGGCCGTCGCCCAGGGCGCGGTCGCGCTGTGGCTGGCCGGGCTCGCGGTCGCGATGGCGGTGTTCGTGCGTCGCAGCCGCAGCCTGCTGTACCTGTGGCGGCGCGGTCTGGGCCAGGGCGAGTCCGCATCGGCAGCGCTGCATGACCAGACCGCCCGGCTGGCCGGGCAGATGCGCCTGCGCACGCCGGCCGTGCGCGTGCTGGCCGACATCGCCAGCCCGATGATGCTGCCGCGCGCGGTGCTGCTGCTGCCGCGCTGGAGCGGCGACCTGGCCGCCGGACAGCAGCGCGCGTTGCTGGCCCACGAGCTGGCCCACCAGCAGCGCTGCGATCCGTACTGGCGTATCGCCCAGCATGCGGCGCTGCTGCCGCTGTTCTTTCATCCGCTCGCCTGGCATGCGCGGCGGCGGCTGGAATCGCTGGCCGAGGATGCCTGCGATGCCACCGCTGCCGCGCTGCTGGGCAGCGGCAGGCCATTGGCCGAATGCCTTGCCACCTGTCTGTCCCATGCCCGCGGCGGCCCGCGGGTCCCCGCCTTCGCCGCCGCGATGGCCCACGATGCCAGTCCGGTCGTGCGCCGCGTCCACCGCCTGCTCGAGGAATCCACCATGTCCACCTCTCCTTCATCCGCGCTGCTGCGTCGTGGCGCGTTCGTCTGCGGCCTGTTCGTGCTGGTCGCGCTGCCCGGCGTCGCCGTGACCACCCTTGCCGTCGGCGGCACCAGCCAGAGCGTCGAGATACGCAGCTCGAACGGCAAGGAATCCGTCCGCTTCAGCGATCGCCGCAGCGGCTACGCGCTCGACGTCGATCAGAAGGGGAAGATCGAGTTCAACGCCGACGAGAGCGATGTCGCCGGGCTGGCAGACGGCGCCTACCTGGACATCAGCGAGACCACGTCCGGCGTGACGCGCGAGATCCGCTTCAAGGGTACTGCGAGCGGCGTCGACCGGCGCTACCGCGTCGACGGTACCGAGTGTGCGCTCGACGCCGAAGGCCGCGCCTGGATCGCCGCCTTGGTGCCGCGCATGTTGCGCGAGACCGGCGTCCAGGCCGAGGCGCGCAGCCGGCGTCTGCTGGCGCGTGGTGGTGCGGCTGCGCTGCTGGCCGAGATCGACCTGATCCAGGCCGATCATGCGCGGGCCGGCTACCTGCGCGTGCTGTTCGCCGATGCCCCGTTGTCGCCCGAGCAGCAGGCGCGTGCGCTGGCCCTGGTCGAGGCGATCGATTCGGCGTTCGAGAAGCGCAACGTCCTGCAGGCCGCGCTCGGCCAGCCGTCGCTGTCGCCGGCCTTGCAGGTGCTGCTGTTGAAGGCGGCCGCCGGTATCGATTCGGACTTCGAGCGTGCCGAACTGCTGGTCTCGGTGGCTGGGCGCATGCCGGTGCAGGGCGAGGTGCTGGATGCGTGGAGCACGGCATTGAACGGCATCGGTTCGGATTTCGAGCGCCGCCGCGTCATCGAGGCGCTGCTGAAGCAGGCTGCGGTCACGCCGGATGTCCTGGTCCGCGCGCTCGACGGCGCCGACAGCATCGGCAGCGATTTCGAGAAGCGCTCGGTGCTCGAAGCGGTGGCCGCCCGCCGCGGCGATTCGCCGGAGGTGCGCGCTGCCTACCTGCGCCTGGCGGCCGGTATCGGCTCGGACTTCGAGCGCCGCCAGGCCCTGGTCGCGCTGCTCGACGGCCCGGCGGTCGATGCCGCCACGGCACAGAACGTGCTCGCCGCGGTGGCGACGATGGGCTCGGATTTCGAAGCCCGCGAAGTGCTGGTCAGGCTCGCCCGCGTGATGCCGGAGGACGCCGGGTTGATCGAGCGCTACCGCGGCGTGGCGCGCGGTCTCGGTGACTTCGAGCGTGGCCAGGCGGAGAAGGCGCTGGACCGGTTCGCCGTCGTCAACTGA
- a CDS encoding DUF6165 family protein, with protein MSQIATPVSYGELIDKITILEIKSERMTDPAKLANVGNELGALTRTWAADPVSTVDIADLRTGLKAVNEALWDIEDRIRLKEKAKAFDAEFIELARSVYIRNDERAALKREINLRLGSTLIEEKSYQDYR; from the coding sequence ATGAGCCAGATTGCCACCCCCGTTTCCTATGGCGAACTGATCGACAAGATCACCATCCTCGAGATCAAGTCCGAGCGCATGACCGACCCGGCCAAGCTGGCCAACGTCGGCAACGAGCTCGGTGCCTTGACCCGCACCTGGGCGGCCGACCCGGTCTCGACGGTCGACATCGCGGACCTGCGGACCGGCCTCAAGGCGGTCAACGAGGCGCTCTGGGACATCGAGGACCGCATCCGCCTGAAGGAAAAGGCCAAGGCCTTCGACGCCGAGTTCATCGAGCTGGCGCGTTCGGTCTACATCCGCAACGACGAGCGCGCCGCGCTCAAGCGCGAGATCAACCTTCGGCTCGGCTCGACGCTGATCGAGGAAAAGTCCTACCAGGACTATCGCTGA
- a CDS encoding glutathione S-transferase family protein: protein MKLYYAPGTCALACWIALEWAGADYTVEKVDPKSEAYRRINPLGMVPALDIGGPRAMTQADAILQYVAEKYPHRHLGVDGDPEQRFAFVETMAFLTGDFHPAFWPFFSPQRYTTREDEAALKEVREASHARIDRVLTHLDGLIGGAEHVYQDRRTVADPYAFVMVRWSERLPKTWRDYANVARFMTAMQADPAVERVLAQSRA from the coding sequence ATGAAGCTCTACTACGCCCCGGGCACCTGCGCCCTGGCTTGCTGGATCGCGCTGGAATGGGCCGGTGCGGATTACACGGTCGAGAAGGTCGATCCGAAATCGGAGGCCTACCGGCGCATCAATCCGCTCGGCATGGTGCCCGCGCTCGACATCGGCGGGCCGCGTGCGATGACGCAGGCCGACGCGATCCTGCAGTACGTCGCCGAGAAGTACCCGCACCGGCACCTCGGTGTCGACGGCGATCCGGAACAGCGCTTCGCCTTCGTCGAGACGATGGCGTTCCTGACCGGCGACTTCCACCCGGCGTTCTGGCCGTTCTTTTCGCCGCAGCGCTACACCACCCGCGAAGACGAGGCGGCGCTGAAGGAGGTGCGCGAGGCCTCCCACGCGCGCATCGATCGCGTCCTGACGCACCTGGACGGCCTGATCGGCGGCGCCGAACACGTCTACCAGGACCGGCGCACCGTGGCCGATCCCTATGCCTTCGTCATGGTGCGCTGGTCCGAACGGCTGCCCAAGACCTGGCGCGACTACGCCAACGTGGCTCGCTTCATGACGGCGATGCAGGCCGACCCGGCGGTCGAGCGGGTGCTGGCGCAGTCGAGGGCCTAG